From the genome of Bordetella sp. H567, one region includes:
- a CDS encoding GntR family transcriptional regulator — protein sequence MTFLAEREGKPVNLRPSSVVDGVYDSVYHKLMSLEIPPGARIPIDVLARELGVSQTPVREALSRLEREGLVRKEHLIGYSAAPQWTRKQFEDLYAFRLLLEPEAARLAALHMTPESLQVLENSAADMGNGEPPIDRNTRYSRFARTDANFHDEIMKIAGNEVIRTTLFNLHVHLHIFRLMFHSRVTQEALQEHENLLAAFRAHDPDAAYAAMYEHIQRSRDRLLSAFE from the coding sequence GTGACGTTCCTTGCCGAACGGGAAGGCAAGCCGGTCAACCTGCGGCCCAGCAGTGTGGTGGACGGCGTCTATGACAGCGTCTACCACAAGCTGATGTCGCTGGAGATTCCCCCCGGGGCCCGTATTCCGATCGACGTGCTCGCGCGCGAACTGGGCGTATCGCAAACCCCAGTGCGCGAGGCGCTCAGCCGCCTAGAACGCGAAGGGCTGGTACGCAAGGAACATCTCATCGGCTACAGCGCGGCACCGCAATGGACGCGCAAGCAGTTCGAGGATCTCTATGCATTCCGCCTGCTTCTCGAACCCGAAGCCGCCAGGCTGGCCGCGCTCCATATGACGCCCGAATCGTTGCAGGTGCTTGAAAACTCGGCGGCGGACATGGGCAATGGGGAACCTCCGATCGACCGCAATACTCGCTATTCCCGGTTCGCGCGGACCGATGCCAATTTCCACGACGAGATCATGAAGATCGCGGGCAACGAAGTCATCCGTACGACGCTGTTCAACCTGCATGTCCATCTTCATATCTTCCGCTTGATGTTCCACTCGCGCGTCACCCAGGAGGCCTTGCAGGAACACGAGAATCTGCTCGCCGCGTTCCGGGCGCACGATCCGGACGCGGCCTATGCCGCGATGTACGAGCACATTCAGCGCTCGCGTGATCGCCTTCTTTCCGCCTTCGA